In Takifugu flavidus isolate HTHZ2018 chromosome 5, ASM371156v2, whole genome shotgun sequence, the following proteins share a genomic window:
- the tpcn1 gene encoding two pore channel protein 1, protein MEPDDDVPLILTWDEANSGLLNEDTERRDENGDGNYDITNNAVVSTPGPQNYRSQNASLQQSWEMNYQEAAIYLQEGENNDKFFTHPRNAKALAAYLFAHNHLFYMMELLTGLLLMMLSLCEAPAVPSLRLDVYVHATLELLALVMVAFELCMKLRWLGFHTFIRHKRTMVKTCVLKLQFVEAIVVLIRQTSHMRVTRALRPIFLVDCRYCGAVRRNLRQIFQSLPPFIDILLLLLFFMVIFAILGFCLFSTNSSDPYFSTLENSLVSLFVLLTTANFPDVMMPAYSKNRWSCVFFIVYLSIELYFIMNLLLAVVFDTFNDVEKMKFKSLLLHKRSAIDHAFQLLVSRQRPMGVSMKQFDGLMRFYRPRMSARDRFLTYKALNTSGAPMLSIQDFYKFYQVTGLKWKARRSGEHWFDDLPHTTFLIFKGIHLLVKSKAFQYIMYVVVAINGVWILLETYTLNNGFSGFKIVPWSYIVFLTIYGVEVLLKLLGLGPMAYFSSGWNLFDFSVTVFAFLGLIALAFNMEPFYFIVVLRPLQLLRLFKIKQRYRNVLDTMFELFPRMASLGLTLIIFYYSFAIVGMELFADVVYPNCCTGSTVAESYKQVNKTIGNKTVLEEGYYYLNNFNHILSSFVTLFELTVVNNWYITMEGITSMTNHWSRLYFMTFYIVTMVVMTIIVAFILDAFVFRMNYSRKNREPLEKPEDENGIVFEVEVSRDEALASLEFYKHICPGPSSISSLQGVLQAMDRGGHLSLVYQGRRSRTKTDLSMKMYEEEIQEWYTEYSRESLPEQDQSLQPHPGDAAPDPSSFLEPRLDSQTEPHSIN, encoded by the exons atggaGATGGCAACTATGACATCACAAACAATGCTGTGGTCTCTACACCCGGGCCTCAAAACTACAGATCCCAAAATGCATCTTTGCAGCAAAGCTGGGAGATGAACTACCAAGAGGCAGCTATTTACCTGCAG gagggagagaacaaTGATAAGTTTTTCACCCATCCTCGGAATGCCAAGGCCCTGGCAGCGTACCTGTTCGCGCACAACCACCTTTTCTACATGATGGAGCTGCTGACCGGTCTCCTCCTCATGATGCTGTCGCTTTGCGAAGCTCCTGCTGTGCCCTCGCTGCGTTTGGATGTCTAC GTCCACGCCACTCTGGAGCTGCTTGCTTTGGTTATGGTGGCGTTCGAGCTATGCATGAAACTTCGATGGTTAGGCTTCCACACCTTCATCCGACACAAGAGGACTATGGTGAAG ACGTGCGTGCTGAAGCTTCAGTTTGTGGAGGCCATCGTGGTTCTGATCAGGCAGACCTCTCACATGCGAGTGACCCGAGCTCTGAGGCCCATTTTCCTGGTGGACTGCAGATACTGTGGTGCCGTCCGCAG GAACTTGCGTCAGATCTTCCAGTCACTTCCACCATTTATTGATATCCTCCTATTGCTGCTTTTCTTCATGGTTATATTTGCTATATTAG GTTTCTGCCTCTTCTCTACGAACTCCTCTGACCCG TACTTCAGCACACTGGAAAACAGCCTCGTCAGTCTGTTCGTGCTCTTGACCACAGCTAA TTTCCCTGATGTGATGATGCCAGCATACTCCAAGAACCGCTGGTCCTGTGTGTTCTTCATCGTTTACCTCTCCATAGAGCTCTATTTCATCATGAATTTG CTCTTGGCTGTAGTTTTCGATACGTTTAACGACGTGGAGAAGATGAAGTTTAAATCTCTGCTGCTTCACAAACGCTCTGCCATCGACCACGCCTTCCAGCTGTTAGTGAGCCGACAG AGGCCGATGGGCGTGTCGATGAAACAATTTGACGGTCTGATGAGATTTTACAGACCACGTATGTCTGCCAGAGACCGCTTCCTCACTTATAAAGCTCTGAACACATCAGGAGCTCCTATGCTCAG TATACAAGACTTTTATAAGTTTTACCAGGTCACTGGTCTTAAATGGAAG GCACGACGCAGCGGAGAACATTGGTTTGATGACCTTCCCCACACAACCTTCCTCATCTTCAAAG GCATCCACCTGCTTGTGAAGTCTAAGGCCTTCCAGTACATCATGT ATGTGGTGGTGGCCATCAACGGGGTGTGGATCCTCCTGGAGACGTACACGCTCAACA ATGGATTTTCTGGGTTCAAAATTGTTCCCTGGAGTTACATTGTTTTTCTGACAA TTTATGGTGTAGAGGTGTTGTTGAAACTTTTGGGCCTGGGACCGATGGCTTATTTCAGCTCTGGTTGGAATCT GTTTGACTTCTCCGTGACAGTATTTGCTTTCCTGGGCCTGATCGCTCTTGCCTTCAATATGGAGcccttttatttcattgtgGTCCTCCGACCGCTTCAGCTGCTCCG GTTGTTTAAGATTAAGCAGAGGTACCGTAACGTGCTGGACACAATGTTCGAGCTCTTCCCAAGGATGGCAAGCCTCGGTTTGACCCTAATCATCTTCTACTACTCCTTTGCTATTGTTGGAATGGAGTTATTTGCTGATGTCGTTTATCCCAACTGCTGCAC CGGCAGCACAGTGGCAGAGTCCTACAAACAGGTCAACAAAACGATTGGGAACAAAACTGTGTTAGAAGAAGGCTACTATTATCTCAATAACTTCAACCACATTCTTAGCAGCTTTG TGACTCTGTTTGAGCTGACTGTGGTCAATAACTGGTACATCACCATG GAAGGAATTACTTCTATGACAAATCACTGGAGCCGGCTGTATTTCATGACCTTCTATATAGTTACCATG GTGGTGATGACCATTATTGTGGCTTTTATTCTGGATGCCTTCGTTTTCCGCATGAATTACAGTCGGAAGAACCGAGAACCGCTGGAGAAACCAGAGG ATGAGAACGGCATTGTGTTTGAAGTAGAGGTGAGTCGTGATGAAGCTCTGGCCTCTCTGGAGTTCTACAAACACATTTGTCCAGGACCgtcctccatcagctctctgcaAGGTGTCCTCCAAGCCATGGACAGAGGCGGG CACTTGTCTCTAGTGTACCAAGGTCGTAGGTCAAGAACCAAGACCGACCTCAGCATGAAAATGTATGAGGAGGAGATACAG GAGTGGTACACTGAGTATTCAAGGGAGAGCCTTCCTGAGCAAGACCAAAGCCTCCAGCCACATCCAGGAGATGCTGCCCCTGACCCGTCTTCCTTCCTAGAGCCCCGACTCGACTCACAGACTGAACCTCACAGCATCAACTAA
- the slc8b1 gene encoding mitochondrial sodium/calcium exchanger protein, producing the protein MPFSIFLSLLLVLSCHQPVAFASGTSRAQPEVGLATRSLDSTLATTFNYNNNGDECHSVMNISSDGRCAFVKKTPDCNMVDGFIDYLQVAFCLLPPNLTPLTITLCIIWLLFLFVILGLTASKFFCPNLSAISTCLHLSHNVAGVTFLALGNGAPDIFSAIAAFSHPNTAGLAVGALFGAGIFVTTVVAGSVALVKPFVVASRPFLRDVSFYMVAVFWTFLMLFRRTTSLGETLGYLSLYVVYVVIVIVSSFIYQRQKRLMLASSESTSVPEIHSSESSDDDVPCLFDGSIQQEYESEYRPLLPSTESTCQILLTSLNPVDSRKWRRKPWSWRVFKVLKTPVEVLLLLCIPVVDPDKEDKNWRRPLNCLHLITAPLVCVLAFQSGVYGDYKIQGEFPLWLLILLLGLFLSAIVFCSTSNDCPPKYHPVFAVLGFMASAVLISAAASEVVSVLHMLGVVLSLSNTVLGLTLLAWGNSIGDCFSDITVAKQGYPQMAISACFGGIIFNMLFGVGLGCLVQMIKTQSDVQFEAEGLLTWILTGALGLSLALSFITIPLSRFHLDRGYGIFLLVFYAAFLLVALLTEFGKIHI; encoded by the exons AtgcctttttctatttttctgtcACTTTTGCTGGTGCTGTCCTGCCACCAGCCAGTTGCTTTCGCCTCCGGAACCAGCAGGGCTCAGCCTGAAGTCGGTTTAGCCACAAGATCCCTCGACAGCACGTTAGCCACGACGTTTAACTACAACAACAACGGCGATGAG tgccACAGTGTGATGAACATCAGCAGCGATGGCCGATGTGCCTTTGTGAAGAAAACACCTGACTGTAACATGGTAGATGGCTTCATCGACTACCTTCAAGTTGCCTTCTGTCTGCTGCCTCCCAACCTCACGCCCCTCACAATCACCCTATGT attatctggctgctgtttttattcGTTATTCTTGGACTGACAGCATCAAAGTT tTTTTGTCCCAACCTCTCGGCCATCTCCACCTGCCTGCACCTTTCCCACAACGTGGCT ggCGTGACGTTTCTGGCTCTTGGTAACGGAGCTCCAGACATCTTCAGTGCAATCGCAGCTTTCTCCCACCCAAACACTGCCGGGCTGGCTGTCGGAGCTTTATTTG GAGCAGGTATATTTGTCACCACAGTGGTTGCAGGTTCGGTGGCGCTGGTGAAGCCCTTCGTGGTGGCGTCCCGTCCGTTTTTGCGTGACGTCAGCTTCTACATGGTGGCGGTGTTTTGGACTTTCCTCATGTTGTTCAGACGGACCACGAGCCTGGGCGAGACTTTAG GGTATCTGAGCCTCTATGTGGTGTATGTCGTCATAGTTATCGTCAGTTCGTTCATCTACCAACGTCAGAAACGTTTGATGCTGGCTAGCAGTGAGAGCACTTCTGTCCCAG AGATTCACTCGTCGGAGTCCTCGGATGATGACGTTCCTTGCTTGTTCGATGGGAGCATTCAACAAGAATATG agtcGGAGTACAGGCCGCTCTTACCATCCACTGAGTCTACTTGTCAGATCCTGCTGACCTCTCTGAACCCAGtggacagcaggaagtggaggaggaaaccGTGGAGCTGGAGAGTCTTCAAAGTACTGAAG ACGCCTGTGgaggtcctgctgctgctctgcatcccTGTAGTCGACCCTGATAAAGAAGATAAAAACTGGAGACGCCCGCTAAACTGCCTCCATCTGATCACTGCCCCTCTGGTGTGTGTACTTGCCTTCCAGTCTGGAGTGT ATGGAGATTATAAGATCCAGGGCGAGTTCCCTCTCTGGCTGCTTATTCTCCTCCTGgggctcttcctgtctgctatTGTCTTCTGCTCCACCTCCAATGACTGTCCCCCAAAATATCATCCC GTGTTTGCAGTGTTGGGCTTCATGGCCAGCGCCGTGCTGATCAGCGCCGCCGCCTCCGAGGTGGTCAGTGTCCTGCACATGCTGGGCGTGGTGCTCAGTCTCAGTAACACCGTGTTGGGCCTCACTCTTTTGGCCTGGGGCAACAGCATCGGAG ATTGCTTCTCTGACATCACCGTTGCCAAGCAGGGGTACCCACAGATGGCGATATCTGCCTGCTTCGGAGGCATCATTTTCA ACATGCTGTTCGGTGTGGGCCTGGGATGTCTGGTGCAGATGATTAAAACACAGTCAGATGTTCAG TTTGAAGCAGAGGGCTTGCTGACTTGGATCCTCACAGGAGCTCTGGGACTGTCTTTGGCGCTGTCCTTCATCACCATCCCACTGAGCCGCTTCCACTTGGATCGGGGCTACGGGATCTTTCTCCTCGTCTTCTACGCCGCCTTCCTTCTTGTCGCACTGCTCACAGAATTTGGGAAGATCCACATCTGA
- the LOC130525917 gene encoding acyl-CoA dehydrogenase family member 11-like, which translates to MPVSTALLNRPLAGSCSRAWRGVSRPLVCVRSAHVAATGSTADEERVWEATAQVPFSGARIGSFFQDRPVLKNPFLEDALLRGYLSRHLPEREALSDLCKFGERVANEVDEWGRECELNPPRLVHFDSWGGRVDHIVTSPAWKRMKDLSAQEGLVAIGYERSFGEWSRVYQMCKLFLFSPSSGLYTCPLAMTDGAAKVIQSIGISSAVEEAYSRLTTRQPESFWTSGQWMTERRGGSDVASGTETVAVPQTDGSYKLHGFKWFTSATDADVTLTLARVQDRRGATTPGSKGLTLFYAEVSRDEDGRLKGIEVQRLKDKLGTRQMPTAELLLDGLQAHRLSEEGRGVASIANMLTITRIHNSISAAAAMRRVVQLARDYATRRTAFGKLLKDHTLHTQTLARMEVETRGAFLMVMDVCRLLGREESGVASQLDTNLLRLLTPVVKLYTGKQAVAVVSEGLECFGGQGYMEDTGLPGLLRDAQVLSIWEGTTNILSLDVLRCVARSSGMVLHAYFTHTKSLLAIASGVSSLAPAVNSVDRALSELKDFIQGAATKAPGYLELAARDLAYSLARTYTGALLIDHACWKGASASDTYTALRWCEQDLCPVVTRQARGCYDPSTPALDAALVYDQLTQDRSVP; encoded by the exons ATGCCGGTGAGCACAGCCCTGTTGAACCGTCCCCTGGCAGGAAGCTGCTCTCGGGCCTGGCGTGGTGTCTCCCGCCCTCTAGTCTGTGTTAGATCAGCTCATGTAGCTGCAACAGGTTcaacagcagatgaggagcGAGTCTGGGAGGCTACAGCCCAAGTCCCATTCTCTGGAGCCAGGATAGGATCTTTCTTTCAGGATAGGCCAGTTCTGAAGAATCCATTTCTGGAGGATGCCTTGCTCAGAGGGTACCTGAGTAGACATCTGCCTGAACGG GAAGCCCTTTCAGACTTGTGTAAGTTTGGAGAGCGAGTGGCCAATGAGGTGGACGAGTGGGGCAGAGAGTGTGAGCTTAATCCTCCACGGCTGGTGCACTTTGACTCCTGGGGAGGCAGAGTGGACCACATCGTGACCTCCCCAGCATGGAAACGTATGAAGGACCTGTCAGCACAGGAAGGCCTGGTAGCCATTGGTTACGAGAGGTCCTTTGGAGAGTGGAG TCGTGTGTACCAGATGTGCAAGttgttcctcttctctccttcctcggGACTCTACACGTGTCCACTGGCCATGACAGACGGAGCTGCTAAAGTCATCCAG TCCATAGGTATTTCATCGGCAGTAGAGGAAGCCTACAGTCGCCTGACCACCCGTCAGCCAGAAAGTTTCTGGACTTCTGGGCAGTGGATGACGGAAAGGCGTGGAGGATCTGATGTGG CCAGTGGTACAGAGACGGTGGCCGTTCCGCAGACAGACGGCTCGTACAAGCTACACGGCTTCAAGTGGTTCACCTCCGCTACAGACGCAGATGTGACTCTCACACTGGCCAGAgtgcaggacaggagaggagccacCACACCG GGCAGCAAGGGTTTGACTTTGTTCTATGCAGAGGTCAGTCGCGATGAAGATGGCCGACTGAAGGGCATCGAGGTTCAGAGACTGAAGGACAAGCTGGGGACCAGACAGATGCCGACTGCTGAGTTGCTCCTGGATGGCTTGCAGGCACACAGG CTCTCAGAGGAAGGGAGAGGCGTGGCCTCCATTGCTAACATGCTGACTATAACCCGAATCCACAACAgcatctctgcagctgctgcgatGAGAAG GGTGGTCCAGTTAGCTCGTGACTACGCCACTCGACGGACCGCCTTTggaaaacttcttaaggaccaCACCCTTCACACGCAGACCCTCGCCAGGATGGAG GTAGAGACTCGTGGAGCGTTCCTCATGGTCATGGATGTGTGCCGTCTGCTGGGTCGGGAGGAAAGCGGCGTAGCTTCCCAGCTTGATACGAACCTACTGCGTCTTCTGACTCCTGTGGTCAAACTGTACACTGGGAAGCAG GCAGTGGCTGTGGTTTCAGAGGGTTTGGAATGTTTTGGTGGACAGGGCTACATGGAAGACACTGGTTTGCCAGGATTACTTCGTGATGCACAG GTGTTGAGTATTTGGGAAGGTACCACAAATATTCTGTCTCTGGATGTGCTTCGCTGTGTTGCACGCAGCTCAGGAATGGTTCTTCATGCTTATTTCACACATACCAAG TCCCTGCTTGCAATTGCATCTGGGGTTTCTTCATTGGCTCCTGCAGTAAACTCTGTGGACCGGGCTCTCTCTGAACTGAAGGATTTCATTCAGGGAGCAGCTACTAAAGCACCAGGTTACCTGGAGCTGGCAGCCAGAGACTTGGCTTACAGCTTGGCTCGTACATACACAG gtGCCCTCCTCATTGATCATGCATGCTGGAAAGGAGCATCAGCATCTGACACCTACACGGCTCTCAG GTGGTGTGAACAAGACTTGTGTCCTGTGGTAACCAGGCAGGCCAGAGGTTGCTATGATCCCAGTACTCCAGCACTAGATGCTGCACTGGTGTATGACCAGCTGACACAAGACCGAAGTGTTCCCTGA